The following are encoded together in the Candidatus Methylomirabilis oxygeniifera genome:
- a CDS encoding Apocytochrome f precursor (fragment), whose translation MAAFPGSVVELMAPTASFLYSPDDLKLIDSDLTFLPGQG comes from the coding sequence ATGGCGGCTTTTCCCGGCAGTGTCGTTGAATTAATGGCTCCCACCGCCTCCTTTCTTTACTCTCCGGACGATCTGAAATTAATCGACTCGGACTTGACTTTCCTGCCGGGTCAGGGGTAG
- a CDS encoding TolR protein, translating into MLSEINVTPLVDVTLVLLIIFMVTTPMLQRGTDVQLPTAQASQVKEEQRITLTVTRDSRIFVDNEEVPRQNLETRLKSIAGPGKERVLYLRGDARVPYGFVIEVMDAIKSSGIETVGMITDRPGSR; encoded by the coding sequence ATGTTGTCGGAAATCAACGTGACCCCTCTGGTGGACGTGACGCTCGTCCTGCTGATCATCTTTATGGTGACGACGCCGATGCTCCAGCGAGGGACCGACGTCCAGCTCCCAACCGCGCAGGCGTCTCAAGTGAAAGAGGAGCAGCGCATTACCTTGACAGTGACAAGAGATAGCCGCATTTTCGTCGATAATGAAGAAGTACCAAGACAGAATCTTGAAACCCGCCTCAAATCTATAGCCGGTCCTGGAAAGGAGCGAGTGCTCTACCTGCGTGGCGATGCCAGAGTTCCTTACGGCTTTGTGATCGAGGTGATGGATGCCATCAAGTCTTCCGGGATTGAGACGGTCGGGATGATTACCGACCGGCCAGGGTCCCGATAG
- the yclB gene encoding putative aromatic acid decarboxylase (Evidence 3 : Function proposed based on presence of conserved amino acid motif, structural feature or limited homology), with product MVNRIDTKQEYILGITGASGAVLGIRTLEVLRELGLPVHLIVSQGAKATLREECGRTVEDLKRLATFFHDDRDLGASISSGSYVSPNVSAMIVAPCSMKSLAAIATGYAETLIARAADVVLKEGKRLALVVRESPFTAIHLEQMLTLARAGVRIVPPVPPFYQKATTVEELVDQIVGRVLDQIGLHTDLPNRWRGAD from the coding sequence ATGGTGAATCGGATCGACACGAAGCAGGAATATATTCTGGGGATTACCGGGGCGAGCGGGGCGGTTTTAGGCATTCGCACGCTCGAAGTGCTCCGCGAGCTTGGTCTGCCTGTCCATCTGATCGTGTCCCAAGGGGCGAAGGCGACGCTTCGGGAAGAGTGCGGACGCACAGTGGAGGATCTCAAGCGCCTCGCCACCTTTTTCCATGACGATCGGGATCTCGGCGCGTCCATTTCGAGCGGCTCCTATGTCTCACCCAACGTGAGCGCGATGATTGTCGCACCGTGTTCGATGAAGAGTCTGGCGGCCATTGCTACCGGCTACGCTGAGACCTTGATCGCTCGAGCGGCCGACGTCGTTCTGAAGGAGGGGAAGCGCCTTGCGCTTGTGGTGAGGGAGAGCCCCTTCACTGCCATCCATCTCGAACAGATGTTGACATTGGCGAGGGCGGGCGTCAGAATCGTCCCGCCGGTACCGCCGTTCTATCAGAAGGCAACAACGGTCGAAGAGTTGGTGGACCAGATTGTCGGGAGGGTGTTGGACCAGATCGGGCTCCATACCGACCTGCCCAATCGATGGCGGGGCGCAGATTAA
- a CDS encoding transcriptional repressor for high-affinity phosphate uptake (modular protein) — protein sequence MKTIQRHFDEQLQELRAHLLAMGSLAEAMIVKSVKGLVERNDTLVQEVFTHEEEMDQRCIETDQRCFTLLALQQPMAGDLRFIAVAIKINSDIERIGDLAVNIAQAASVLITQPPLKPLIDIPRIALLCQEMVKKSLDAFVARDPELARIVIESDDSVDSLRDQIFRELLTYMMTDPAIIPRALDLILVSRYLERIADHATNIAEDVVYIVRGEDVRERGDKEIRKGLRRPASVLPEIPGVDRKAVADHRLMPEEREFLSLIESAAHNLLEAAKSLQTMFDNYTDPVEKWRKIREAEHQGDAITHRIMKRLNQTFIPFFDRENLHALASAIDDVVDFIEATASRMVLYKIEQPTPESREMVAIIMASAEQVEKAVSQLPRLDTVQEICVEINRLENTADDLFRRVIARLFESDLPVLELTKWKEIYESLEGVTDRCEDVANVVETIALKHS from the coding sequence ATGAAAACCATACAACGGCACTTCGACGAGCAACTTCAGGAACTGAGAGCACACCTGTTAGCGATGGGAAGTCTGGCCGAGGCGATGATCGTGAAGAGCGTCAAAGGGCTAGTCGAAAGGAACGACACGCTGGTGCAGGAGGTGTTCACCCACGAGGAGGAGATGGATCAGCGGTGCATCGAAACCGATCAGCGTTGTTTTACCCTCCTGGCCCTGCAACAGCCGATGGCCGGCGACCTCCGCTTTATTGCGGTTGCTATCAAGATCAATAGCGACATCGAGCGGATCGGCGACCTGGCGGTCAACATTGCCCAAGCGGCTTCTGTGCTCATCACGCAGCCTCCTTTGAAACCGCTTATCGATATTCCGCGGATCGCCCTGCTCTGTCAGGAGATGGTGAAGAAAAGCCTGGACGCCTTTGTCGCACGAGATCCGGAGTTGGCCAGGATCGTCATTGAGTCGGACGATTCCGTCGATTCGTTGCGGGATCAGATCTTCCGGGAGCTCCTCACCTACATGATGACCGATCCGGCCATCATCCCAAGGGCCCTGGATCTGATCCTCGTCTCGCGCTACCTGGAGCGGATCGCCGATCATGCGACGAATATTGCCGAGGATGTCGTCTACATCGTTCGGGGTGAGGATGTCCGGGAACGCGGAGACAAAGAGATACGAAAAGGCTTGAGACGTCCGGCAAGCGTCTTACCGGAGATTCCGGGAGTTGATCGGAAAGCGGTTGCAGACCACCGGCTGATGCCTGAGGAGCGCGAGTTTCTTAGTCTGATCGAATCCGCCGCGCACAATCTCCTCGAAGCTGCCAAGTCCCTGCAGACCATGTTCGACAACTATACCGATCCCGTCGAGAAGTGGCGGAAGATCAGAGAGGCTGAACACCAGGGAGATGCGATCACCCACCGCATCATGAAACGGTTGAATCAGACCTTCATCCCGTTCTTCGACCGTGAGAACCTCCATGCGCTGGCGTCGGCCATCGACGATGTTGTGGACTTCATCGAAGCCACAGCCTCCAGGATGGTCCTCTACAAAATCGAACAGCCCACACCGGAATCCCGTGAGATGGTCGCCATCATTATGGCATCGGCTGAACAGGTCGAGAAGGCCGTCAGCCAACTGCCGCGGCTCGACACCGTGCAAGAGATCTGCGTGGAGATCAATCGGTTAGAAAATACCGCTGACGACCTCTTTCGCCGAGTGATTGCCCGCTTGTTTGAGAGTGATCTTCCGGTTCTCGAACTAACCAAATGGAAAGAGATCTATGAATCGCTCGAAGGCGTGACCGACCGATGTGAGGATGTCGCGAACGTCGTCGAGACGATTGCTCTCAAGCATTCGTAA
- a CDS encoding protein of unknown function (Evidence 5 : No homology to any previously reported sequences) — MSGGCWTRSGSIPTCPIDGGAQINDSITIGRHTHLKRYPLPSAAVPCYTVNVSSQSVG, encoded by the coding sequence TTGTCGGGAGGGTGTTGGACCAGATCGGGCTCCATACCGACCTGCCCAATCGATGGCGGGGCGCAGATTAACGATTCGATTACCATTGGTCGTCACACGCATCTGAAGCGTTATCCACTTCCGTCCGCTGCCGTTCCATGTTATACAGTAAACGTGAGTAGCCAGTCCGTTGGTTAG
- a CDS encoding protein of unknown function (Evidence 5 : No homology to any previously reported sequences), with translation MVAYREKATVGMYAILADGEGIHWPDVDED, from the coding sequence GTGGTGGCGTACCGGGAGAAGGCCACGGTTGGGATGTACGCAATCCTGGCGGACGGTGAGGGTATTCACTGGCCGGATGTCGATGAGGACTGA
- a CDS encoding conserved protein of unknown function (Evidence 4 : Homologs of previously reported genes of unknown function), which produces MFRLIPREEKFFEFFEKAANNILEGARILVQMTEEGGANLQERWKRLEELEHVGDKITHQIIRELNRTFITPIDREDIHSLAVALDDVMDLIEASAARMSMYKIKQPTEEAGKLAHVILKSAEEIVKAVSSPERLDDVMEHCIEINRLENMADEISREAIADLFDKGHDPIDVIKWKEIYETMETTTDRCEDAANIVESLVLKST; this is translated from the coding sequence ATGTTCAGATTGATCCCTCGGGAAGAGAAGTTCTTCGAGTTCTTCGAGAAGGCGGCCAATAACATATTGGAAGGCGCAAGAATCCTCGTTCAGATGACGGAGGAAGGCGGCGCAAACCTTCAGGAACGATGGAAACGACTCGAAGAGCTTGAGCATGTGGGCGATAAGATTACTCATCAGATCATTCGAGAGCTGAACCGGACCTTCATTACTCCCATCGACCGCGAAGATATTCACAGCCTGGCTGTGGCGCTGGATGACGTCATGGATCTGATCGAGGCGTCGGCGGCTCGCATGAGTATGTATAAGATCAAGCAACCTACCGAGGAGGCGGGGAAGCTTGCCCATGTGATCCTGAAATCGGCGGAGGAGATCGTCAAAGCGGTGTCGAGCCCCGAACGGCTGGACGATGTGATGGAGCATTGCATCGAGATTAATCGGCTGGAGAACATGGCTGATGAGATCAGCCGAGAGGCGATTGCCGACCTGTTTGACAAAGGGCACGACCCGATAGACGTGATTAAGTGGAAAGAGATTTACGAAACAATGGAGACGACGACCGACCGATGTGAAGATGCGGCCAACATCGTCGAATCCCTGGTGTTGAAAAGTACCTGA
- a CDS encoding Sec-independent protein translocase protein tatA/E homolog (modular protein), whose amino-acid sequence MFGLGMQELIVIFVIALLVFGPKKLPQLARSLGRGVAEFKRASEELKEGLSAELSTEDAKADASAQQPQYIAKDEAPPTIDPEEKPKETHEIRNV is encoded by the coding sequence ATGTTCGGACTGGGGATGCAGGAGCTGATTGTCATCTTTGTCATCGCGCTCCTGGTCTTTGGCCCAAAGAAACTGCCTCAGCTTGCGCGATCGCTGGGTCGTGGCGTGGCGGAGTTTAAGCGAGCGTCTGAAGAGCTGAAGGAAGGGCTGTCTGCCGAGTTATCAACAGAGGATGCGAAGGCGGATGCGTCGGCCCAGCAACCGCAGTACATCGCCAAAGATGAAGCGCCTCCGACTATAGATCCTGAGGAAAAGCCGAAGGAAACGCACGAGATCCGGAATGTCTGA
- a CDS encoding MotA/TolQ/ExbB proton channel precursor, which produces MMGQGIFQVMAQGGITMVVLAIFSIFSLAVIGERFYTFYKAQQATGRVAEKGLQYVADGKMAEALRLCEQNDGSPVAKVLQAGLLAIIDRGDPTLSGKQFPRRLESCKGAMQRTTSAEISRLERYLGSLATLGNVSPFVGLFGTVLGIIRAFEAIAKVGSGGIGTVSAGIAEALVATAAGLFVAIPAVIAYNYFVGRVKLFTAAMDSAASEMVDRLLDQAAPQED; this is translated from the coding sequence ATGATGGGACAGGGGATCTTTCAGGTTATGGCTCAAGGCGGGATCACCATGGTGGTCCTCGCCATATTTTCGATCTTTTCGCTCGCGGTGATCGGTGAGCGGTTTTATACGTTTTATAAAGCTCAGCAAGCGACAGGACGGGTCGCCGAGAAGGGGCTCCAGTATGTCGCGGATGGGAAAATGGCTGAGGCACTCCGCCTGTGCGAGCAGAACGATGGCAGTCCGGTCGCCAAGGTCCTCCAGGCCGGGCTTCTGGCCATCATTGATCGGGGAGATCCGACTCTCTCGGGAAAACAGTTTCCGCGTCGGCTGGAATCGTGTAAGGGGGCGATGCAGCGGACCACCTCAGCAGAAATCTCCCGCCTGGAACGGTACCTGGGTTCATTGGCGACGCTCGGCAATGTCAGTCCGTTTGTCGGTCTCTTCGGGACCGTTCTGGGAATTATTCGAGCGTTTGAGGCGATCGCCAAGGTGGGATCAGGCGGGATCGGCACAGTATCAGCCGGAATTGCCGAGGCGCTCGTGGCAACAGCGGCCGGTCTGTTCGTGGCGATTCCCGCAGTCATCGCGTACAATTACTTCGTCGGCAGAGTAAAACTCTTTACCGCGGCAATGGACAGTGCAGCCTCGGAAATGGTGGACAGGCTGTTGGATCAGGCCGCTCCTCAAGAGGATTAA
- the pstB gene encoding high-affinity phosphate transport protein (ABC superfamily, atp_bind) (Evidence 2a : Function of homologous gene experimentally demonstrated in an other organism; Product type t : transporter), with the protein MIEIRKLTLKYGEKLALQDISLDIPKHQVTAFIGPSGCGKTTLLRCLNRMNDLIDGVTVSGTIRIGGLDIHDPALEITELRKRVGMVFQKSNPFPKTIYDNVAYGPRILGIRGQSTLAEIVEKSLQAAALWNEVQDRLHSSALSLSGGQQQRLCIARAIAVEPEVLLMDEPCSALDPIATAKIEELMADLKQQYTIVIVTHNMQQAARVSDYTAFLYLGQLIEYDLTRQLFVKPSRQQTEDYITGRFG; encoded by the coding sequence ATGATTGAAATCAGAAAGTTGACTCTCAAGTACGGGGAGAAGCTCGCCCTCCAGGATATCAGCCTCGATATCCCCAAACATCAGGTCACGGCCTTTATCGGACCGTCGGGGTGCGGCAAGACGACGCTCCTACGATGTCTCAATCGCATGAACGACCTCATCGATGGGGTGACAGTCAGCGGGACCATCCGGATCGGCGGGCTCGACATCCACGACCCGGCCCTAGAAATCACGGAGCTCCGCAAGCGGGTCGGCATGGTGTTCCAGAAATCGAACCCCTTCCCGAAGACGATTTATGATAACGTCGCCTATGGGCCACGGATCCTCGGTATCCGCGGACAGTCGACGTTGGCCGAGATCGTGGAAAAGAGTCTGCAGGCGGCCGCCCTCTGGAACGAGGTCCAGGATCGCCTGCACAGCAGCGCGCTCAGCCTGTCAGGGGGGCAACAGCAGCGGCTGTGCATCGCCAGGGCTATTGCTGTCGAACCGGAGGTCCTGCTTATGGACGAGCCCTGCTCTGCGCTTGACCCGATCGCCACGGCCAAGATCGAGGAACTGATGGCCGACCTGAAGCAACAGTATACGATCGTGATCGTCACCCATAATATGCAGCAGGCGGCCCGGGTCTCCGATTACACCGCCTTCCTCTACCTCGGCCAGTTGATTGAGTACGATCTGACCAGGCAACTCTTCGTCAAACCCTCCAGGCAACAGACGGAGGACTACATTACGGGCCGATTCGGCTAG
- a CDS encoding putative Sec-independent protein translocase protein TatC (Evidence 3 : Function proposed based on presence of conserved amino acid motif, structural feature or limited homology; PubMedId : 11526245; Product type t : transporter) — MSDEKMSFVSHLEELRRRIIICLVAIGAGFLVTFNYSEIILRLLKRPLTTDLAFSRTYPFLRSLPRPGPPIDLIFLAPAEAFWMHMKIALFAGLLLTLPIVLYQIWKFIAPGLLSHEKRYALPFVVFSTIFFIGGLLFCFYFVLPFSLNFLLTYKTENLKPMISIGNYIDFTAKFLLGFGVVFELPLAIAISTKMGLVTPQFLSRNRKYAILISFTIAAILTPTPDVFNQTLMALPMYLLYEVGVLAARILIRKPAVASQEATEGV; from the coding sequence ATGTCTGATGAGAAGATGTCGTTTGTCTCCCATCTCGAGGAGCTTCGAAGGCGAATTATTATTTGTCTGGTGGCGATCGGGGCAGGTTTTCTTGTTACCTTCAACTATTCGGAAATCATCCTTCGTTTACTGAAACGGCCGCTGACGACCGATCTGGCTTTCTCCCGGACCTACCCATTCCTGCGATCGCTCCCACGCCCCGGCCCTCCCATCGACCTGATCTTCCTGGCGCCTGCCGAGGCCTTCTGGATGCATATGAAGATCGCCCTGTTTGCCGGCCTCTTGTTGACCCTGCCGATTGTTCTCTACCAGATCTGGAAGTTCATCGCGCCCGGTCTCCTCTCTCACGAGAAGCGTTATGCGCTCCCCTTTGTGGTGTTCTCGACCATCTTTTTTATTGGCGGCTTACTATTCTGCTTTTACTTTGTTCTTCCGTTTTCCCTGAACTTTCTGCTGACATACAAGACCGAAAACCTCAAGCCGATGATCTCCATCGGTAACTACATAGATTTCACCGCAAAGTTCTTATTAGGTTTCGGAGTGGTCTTTGAGCTTCCGCTGGCGATCGCGATCTCGACTAAGATGGGGCTGGTGACGCCCCAGTTTCTCTCCAGGAACCGGAAATACGCCATCCTTATTAGCTTCACGATTGCAGCCATCCTCACCCCCACACCGGATGTCTTCAACCAGACATTGATGGCGTTGCCGATGTACCTGCTCTATGAGGTCGGGGTTCTGGCTGCCCGCATTCTGATCCGAAAACCGGCAGTTGCCTCGCAGGAGGCGACGGAAGGAGTCTAA